A region of Paenibacillus sp. 37 DNA encodes the following proteins:
- a CDS encoding NAD(P)-dependent alcohol dehydrogenase, with protein sequence MGQHQLPETMKAAVMIEPGHIIIEEQPVPQPAADEVLIQVMAVGVCGSDVHYFEHGRIGRFVVEKPIILGHECAGIIAAVGSNVSRLKTGDRVAIEPGVTCGRCTACKEGRYNLCPDVQFLATPPVDGAFVQYMVMREDMVFPIPDHLSYEEAAMNEPFSVGIHAARRSKLAPGTTLAIMGMGPVGLMAVAAAKSFGVEKIIVTDLEDVRLEASRRMGATHTINVRNEDALAVIRELTGGVGVDTAWETAGNPKALQSALYSLRRGGKLAIVGLPAQDEIALNVPFIADNEVDIYGIFRYANTYPAGIEFLSSGQHDVMSLITDRYPLEETQQAMERALHNKSGSLKVMVYPNGM encoded by the coding sequence ATGGGACAACATCAACTGCCCGAGACGATGAAGGCCGCTGTCATGATAGAGCCAGGACACATTATTATTGAGGAACAACCCGTCCCGCAACCGGCAGCGGATGAGGTGTTAATCCAGGTGATGGCTGTCGGGGTGTGTGGCTCGGATGTGCATTATTTTGAACATGGACGCATTGGCAGATTTGTGGTGGAGAAACCGATCATTTTGGGACATGAGTGTGCGGGGATCATTGCTGCTGTTGGCTCGAACGTATCACGTCTGAAAACAGGGGATCGGGTTGCTATTGAGCCTGGCGTGACTTGCGGACGCTGCACGGCATGTAAGGAAGGTCGTTATAACTTGTGTCCGGATGTACAATTTCTGGCGACCCCTCCGGTGGATGGGGCATTTGTACAATACATGGTGATGCGTGAAGATATGGTATTCCCGATCCCGGATCATCTGTCTTATGAGGAAGCAGCTATGAACGAGCCATTCTCCGTTGGTATTCACGCTGCACGCCGCAGCAAATTGGCTCCGGGTACAACCCTGGCGATTATGGGCATGGGTCCCGTTGGACTCATGGCCGTGGCTGCTGCCAAATCTTTCGGTGTAGAGAAGATCATAGTAACGGATCTGGAGGATGTTAGGCTGGAAGCATCTCGCCGCATGGGTGCCACGCATACCATTAATGTGCGGAATGAAGATGCGCTGGCTGTGATTCGCGAGTTAACAGGTGGTGTTGGTGTGGATACCGCATGGGAAACAGCGGGCAATCCAAAGGCGCTACAATCTGCTCTGTATTCACTTCGACGTGGAGGGAAACTTGCGATTGTGGGCCTGCCTGCACAGGACGAGATCGCACTCAATGTTCCATTTATTGCGGACAATGAAGTTGATATCTATGGCATATTCCGTTATGCCAATACGTATCCGGCAGGAATTGAGTTCCTGAGCTCCGGCCAGCATGACGTGATGTCCTTGATTACAGATCGTTATCCACTTGAAGAGACACAGCAGGCGATGGAGCGCGCATTACACAATAAAAGCGGCAGTCTGAAGGTCATGGTATATCCGAACGGTATGTAA
- a CDS encoding alpha-glucuronidase family glycosyl hydrolase, which produces MNQSIVQSALSGPQYDAWLGYHSELPKANGIARKNAPPWSKRILAEEKHGVITTALTELTRGLEKLYGVKPTVSQLSDAQQSERHNHDSDPAIRIGTWTGSDSVAASFSETERSAVQGEGYIIRESEGVLVIGSETPQGVLYGAFHLLRELTMDQGSASEADVAVSKWSFITEQPTNALRMINQWDNVDGSIERGYAGDSIFYDNGEFTLDLDRIRDYARLLASTGINAISINNVNVHRRESLFLTERYLSDVAKVAAEFRAYGIRLFLSANYASPIEIGGLRTADPLDAQVREWWNMQTAKVYAAIPDFGGYLIKADSENRPGPFTYNRDHADGANMLAEALRPFGGLVIWRCFVYNCKQDWRDRSTDRARAAYDHFTPLDGRFAENVILQIKNGPMDFQVREAVSPLFGAMENTNQVIEFQITQEYTGQQRHLCYLVPQWKEVLDFDTYAKGEGSEIKRIADGSLYKRPHSGFAAVSNIGADACWTGHPLAQANLYGYGRLAWNPELSAEEIADEWVRLTFGHEDEVVRQVTGMLLTSLDIYENYTAPLGVGWMVNPEHHYGPNVDGYEYSKWGTYHFADCHGIGVDRTVNSGTGYTSQYHPENADRYESVDTCPDELILFFHHVPYTHVLHSGKTVIQHIYDTHFEGVVQAEALAETWRGLEGKIDPVMFSKVASLQDNQAEHAKEWRDMINTYFYRKSGIADEQGRTIY; this is translated from the coding sequence ATGAACCAATCTATCGTTCAATCTGCTTTGTCAGGTCCACAGTATGATGCATGGCTGGGGTATCACTCCGAATTGCCAAAAGCGAATGGAATTGCCCGTAAGAATGCTCCTCCGTGGAGCAAGCGGATACTGGCGGAAGAGAAGCATGGCGTAATCACAACAGCGCTGACCGAACTTACACGGGGACTGGAGAAGCTGTATGGCGTGAAACCGACAGTCAGTCAGCTGTCTGATGCTCAGCAAAGTGAGCGGCACAATCACGATTCCGATCCCGCCATACGAATCGGTACTTGGACAGGGAGCGATTCGGTGGCTGCGTCGTTCAGTGAGACAGAGCGTTCTGCTGTTCAAGGAGAAGGGTACATCATTCGTGAGAGCGAGGGTGTGCTGGTCATTGGTTCAGAGACTCCCCAAGGTGTATTGTATGGTGCATTCCATCTGCTTCGGGAACTGACAATGGATCAAGGAAGTGCAAGTGAGGCGGATGTCGCTGTGAGTAAATGGAGTTTCATTACAGAGCAGCCTACCAATGCGCTACGGATGATCAATCAGTGGGATAACGTGGACGGCAGCATTGAACGTGGTTACGCAGGAGACTCCATTTTCTATGATAACGGGGAATTCACACTGGACTTGGACCGCATCAGGGACTACGCACGTTTGCTCGCTTCGACAGGCATTAATGCCATATCGATCAACAACGTCAATGTACACCGCCGTGAGAGTCTGTTTCTGACGGAACGTTATCTTAGCGATGTGGCGAAGGTTGCTGCTGAATTCAGAGCGTATGGTATTCGATTGTTCCTGAGCGCCAACTACGCGAGTCCAATCGAGATTGGTGGGTTACGTACGGCAGATCCGCTGGATGCGCAGGTACGGGAATGGTGGAACATGCAAACGGCCAAGGTGTACGCAGCCATTCCGGATTTTGGCGGTTACCTGATCAAGGCAGACTCCGAGAATCGTCCGGGACCGTTCACGTATAACCGTGATCATGCCGATGGTGCGAACATGCTGGCTGAAGCCCTTAGGCCTTTCGGTGGATTGGTCATCTGGCGTTGCTTCGTCTATAACTGCAAGCAGGACTGGCGGGACCGTTCCACTGACCGTGCACGTGCAGCCTATGACCACTTTACGCCGCTGGATGGGCGTTTTGCTGAAAATGTCATTTTGCAGATCAAAAACGGGCCGATGGACTTTCAGGTGAGGGAGGCGGTATCCCCGTTGTTCGGAGCCATGGAGAATACGAATCAGGTGATTGAATTCCAGATTACACAGGAATATACCGGGCAACAGCGTCATCTCTGTTATCTGGTTCCCCAGTGGAAAGAAGTATTGGACTTTGACACATACGCCAAAGGCGAAGGTTCAGAGATCAAACGCATTGCGGATGGTTCTCTGTATAAACGACCTCACAGCGGCTTCGCCGCAGTATCCAATATTGGTGCAGATGCCTGTTGGACAGGACATCCACTCGCGCAGGCGAATTTATATGGATATGGAAGACTTGCGTGGAACCCGGAGCTGTCCGCGGAAGAAATTGCCGATGAGTGGGTGAGACTCACATTTGGACATGAAGACGAAGTTGTGCGGCAAGTTACGGGCATGCTTTTGACTTCACTAGATATCTATGAGAATTACACTGCGCCTCTCGGTGTGGGTTGGATGGTTAATCCGGAACATCATTACGGGCCGAATGTAGATGGGTATGAGTATTCCAAATGGGGAACGTATCACTTTGCCGATTGTCATGGCATTGGTGTAGATCGAACCGTGAACAGCGGTACAGGATATACCTCACAGTATCACCCTGAGAATGCTGATCGTTATGAGTCCGTAGACACCTGTCCGGATGAGTTGATCTTATTTTTCCATCACGTGCCGTACACCCATGTTCTGCATTCGGGTAAAACGGTCATTCAGCATATTTATGATACACACTTTGAAGGTGTTGTGCAGGCGGAGGCGTTAGCCGAGACATGGAGAGGGCTGGAGGGCAAAATCGACCCGGTCATGTTCAGTAAAGTTGCTTCATTACAGGACAACCAGGCCGAACATGCGAAGGAATGGCGGGACATGATCAATACGTACTTTTATCGCAAGAGCGGCATTGCGGATGAACAAGGCAGAACAATCTATTGA
- a CDS encoding glycoside hydrolase family 52 protein, producing the protein MSTSKSIFYNAHHAPIGAFASFTLGYKGAKGGLGLELGKPADQNVYIGLQSRDGENYQALPFYEASEDESSRYDVEKLENGDTALTKASKVPQPLIAAFRDEEITREFTSGTDTWTAGDLTFRIYSPVRPVPDPTSGEREALMDALVPAVLVEMTIDNTQGQQARKAYFGYQGNDPYSAMRLIGGPEGGSITGVGQGRLTAIMSADDGLWPARGFTLEKLLQEQHTDNLAFGLGSTAALLMEVAAGEKRTYQFAVCFYRGGIVTTGMDTMYWYTRYFSDIQAAGAYALQRFSELTASCGEVEQRLGTAALTEDQSFMLAHSIHSYYASTQLLDADGEPLWVVNEGEYRMMNTLDLTVDQLYFELALNPWTVRNELEWFFKRYSYTDQVRFPGEEKLHPGGITFTHDMGVANVFSRPGHSAYELVGIDDCFSQMSHEELVNWLCCATVYIEQTQDQAFVKNMLPVIQDCFESMLNRDHPNAEQRNGLMGLDSSRTQGGAEITTYDSLDVSLGQSRNNIYLAGKCWAVYVALEKLFATEKLADLSHQAGLQADRCAASIAAQLTDGGYIPAVIAENNDSRIIPAIEGLVFPYFTGCEAALDVNGRFGPYLKALQTHLKTVLVPGTCMFEDGGWKLSSTSNNSWLSKIYLSQFIARELLGVEWNETGKAADAAHVNWLLHPEESYWCWSDQILSGVAVGSKYYPRGVTSILWLLEGKGNRLAQIYAIKEAVQ; encoded by the coding sequence GTGAGCACATCGAAATCCATCTTTTATAATGCGCATCACGCACCGATCGGTGCTTTTGCGAGTTTCACACTGGGATACAAAGGAGCCAAAGGCGGGCTGGGTCTTGAGCTCGGCAAACCGGCAGACCAGAATGTATATATTGGATTACAATCTCGCGATGGAGAGAATTATCAGGCGCTTCCTTTTTATGAAGCTTCCGAGGATGAGAGCAGCCGTTATGATGTAGAGAAGTTGGAAAATGGGGACACGGCGCTGACCAAAGCGTCCAAAGTTCCGCAACCTCTGATTGCGGCTTTTCGTGATGAAGAGATTACCCGTGAATTCACCTCAGGTACGGATACATGGACTGCAGGAGATCTGACGTTCCGTATCTACTCGCCTGTACGTCCAGTACCTGATCCAACAAGTGGAGAGCGTGAAGCCTTAATGGATGCACTCGTACCTGCCGTATTGGTAGAGATGACGATTGACAATACGCAAGGTCAACAAGCACGTAAAGCCTATTTTGGCTATCAGGGCAATGATCCGTACTCTGCGATGCGTCTGATCGGGGGACCGGAGGGCGGTTCCATTACAGGTGTGGGACAAGGTCGACTTACAGCGATTATGTCGGCAGATGACGGACTGTGGCCAGCACGCGGATTTACGCTGGAGAAACTCTTGCAGGAGCAACATACGGATAATCTGGCATTTGGACTTGGCTCAACCGCTGCACTACTGATGGAGGTAGCGGCTGGAGAGAAACGCACGTATCAATTCGCCGTATGTTTCTATCGCGGGGGCATTGTGACAACTGGAATGGACACCATGTATTGGTATACGCGCTATTTCTCCGATATTCAGGCAGCAGGAGCGTATGCACTCCAACGCTTCAGTGAGTTGACTGCATCCTGTGGAGAGGTTGAACAGCGCCTTGGAACAGCGGCTTTGACCGAAGATCAATCATTCATGCTTGCTCATTCCATTCACAGCTATTATGCCAGTACCCAACTGCTGGATGCCGATGGCGAACCACTCTGGGTGGTGAACGAAGGGGAGTATCGGATGATGAACACACTTGATCTGACGGTTGATCAGTTGTACTTCGAGCTTGCCTTGAATCCATGGACGGTGCGTAATGAGCTGGAGTGGTTTTTCAAACGATACAGTTATACCGATCAGGTTCGTTTCCCGGGGGAAGAAAAGTTACATCCGGGCGGAATTACCTTTACCCATGATATGGGTGTTGCCAACGTGTTCTCACGCCCTGGACACTCGGCATATGAACTGGTTGGCATTGACGACTGCTTTTCACAGATGAGCCACGAGGAACTGGTGAACTGGCTCTGCTGCGCGACCGTATACATTGAACAGACACAGGATCAAGCATTTGTGAAAAACATGCTTCCTGTTATCCAGGATTGCTTCGAAAGTATGCTTAATCGTGACCATCCTAACGCGGAGCAGCGTAACGGTCTGATGGGTCTCGATAGCAGCCGTACCCAAGGTGGAGCAGAAATTACAACTTACGACAGCCTGGATGTGTCACTGGGTCAGTCTCGCAATAATATCTATCTGGCGGGTAAATGTTGGGCGGTCTATGTTGCATTGGAGAAGCTGTTCGCAACGGAGAAGTTGGCGGATCTGTCACATCAAGCAGGGCTTCAGGCGGATCGCTGCGCAGCCAGTATTGCTGCACAGTTGACGGATGGCGGCTACATTCCAGCTGTTATTGCAGAAAATAATGATTCCAGAATCATTCCGGCGATTGAAGGTCTTGTATTCCCTTACTTTACAGGCTGTGAAGCAGCATTGGATGTCAATGGTCGTTTTGGACCTTATCTGAAAGCACTCCAAACTCATCTGAAGACGGTTCTTGTACCGGGAACATGTATGTTCGAAGATGGTGGCTGGAAACTGTCCTCAACAAGCAATAACTCGTGGCTGAGCAAAATCTATCTGTCCCAGTTCATCGCTAGAGAGCTGCTGGGTGTGGAATGGAATGAGACAGGCAAGGCAGCAGACGCCGCTCATGTCAACTGGCTGCTGCATCCGGAGGAATCCTACTGGTGCTGGAGTGACCAGATCCTGTCTGGTGTAGCAGTTGGCAGCAAGTACTATCCGCGTGGTGTAACGTCGATTCTATGGCTACTCGAAGGAAAAGGGAATCGCCTTGCACAGATCTATGCTATCAAGGAGGCGGTACAATGA
- a CDS encoding AraC family transcriptional regulator: MSSTYLPPALGESVHEVFYPDVQTTVNLFAIHLRSVGTDWDYPAHEHPQYELNYVTEGEQRMMVNGTLYIQKAGELLLIPPGSIHSSQSHNGKGFTYFCMHFDIDDQLFLSLLARIKQVRFSADSPVTQQIEPVLRKLMSSADDETTNTMVQRMQLQSAVFELFGHLWEAVSQEAAQWFTDGHEKIELAHQIRNRLQGLMSQQFKQGHESNGHYGIDDIAAELGISSSHCNRVFKQVFGQSPRAVLSQLVLHEAKLLLGNPQLSVQNIAVMLGYKDIAHFSRQFKRWSGMSPSRYRQEQPALE, from the coding sequence ATGTCTTCAACGTATTTACCTCCTGCTTTGGGAGAAAGTGTCCATGAAGTTTTTTATCCAGATGTGCAAACAACGGTCAATCTGTTCGCCATTCATTTACGGAGTGTTGGTACGGACTGGGATTATCCGGCGCATGAGCACCCTCAATATGAACTGAATTATGTTACCGAAGGCGAGCAACGCATGATGGTGAACGGTACCCTATATATTCAAAAGGCTGGCGAACTGCTCCTGATTCCACCGGGAAGCATTCATTCCAGTCAGAGCCATAACGGCAAGGGATTCACGTATTTTTGTATGCACTTTGATATTGATGATCAGTTGTTCCTATCGTTGTTGGCACGCATCAAACAAGTACGATTCAGCGCGGATAGTCCGGTTACACAGCAGATTGAGCCAGTTTTACGCAAATTGATGTCATCTGCGGATGATGAAACAACAAATACGATGGTGCAGCGTATGCAGCTGCAATCCGCAGTATTCGAACTATTTGGCCATCTGTGGGAGGCGGTCTCGCAAGAGGCAGCGCAATGGTTTACCGACGGACATGAAAAGATCGAACTCGCCCACCAGATTCGTAATCGATTGCAAGGCCTGATGAGTCAGCAATTCAAACAGGGACATGAATCGAATGGTCACTATGGCATTGATGATATTGCAGCAGAGCTGGGCATCAGTTCTTCTCACTGTAATCGCGTGTTCAAGCAGGTGTTCGGTCAGTCTCCACGTGCTGTATTGTCCCAATTGGTTTTGCATGAAGCGAAGCTTCTTCTGGGCAATCCGCAGCTGTCCGTTCAGAATATTGCCGTCATGCTTGGTTATAAGGATATTGCCCATTTCAGTCGTCAATTCAAGCGCTGGTCCGGCATGTCACCATCCCGTTACCGACAGGAACAGCCTGCTCTGGAATGA
- a CDS encoding aldehyde dehydrogenase, which translates to MTTTIQEVTSHEVEQILEQQRQFFRSGATRSAEARIARLTQLKQAIQKYESRLTEALYQDLGKSEFESYTTEIGFMMDSITHTIRKVNKWVKPVKVKTQMALLGSKSYIIPEPYGAVLIIGPFNYPFQLLIEPLVGAIAAGNTAVLKASENTPAVSAVVREMIASVFEPSYVQVLDGAKDTTTALINAPFDYIFFTGSVPVGKIVMEAAAKNLVPVTLELGGKSPVIVDEQADIKVAAERIIWGKLLNTGQTCIAPDYLLVHERVKEPLITEMKAAIVSFFGSDIQHNKDYGRIVNKGHFKRLTNLIERDQAKVIYGGASDEEDRFIEPTLIDAESWDAATMEDEIFGPILPIISYRNLDEAIVEIVKRPKPLALYLFTSDTRVQDKVLREVSFGGGCINDTITHVANPRLPFGGVGHSGVGSYHGQYSFETFSHLKSVLKKSTKLNLPILYPPYDNKLKLIKRLLK; encoded by the coding sequence ATGACAACGACGATACAGGAAGTAACCAGTCATGAAGTTGAACAGATTTTGGAGCAGCAACGACAGTTCTTTCGTTCCGGGGCCACAAGATCGGCAGAAGCTCGAATTGCCCGTCTGACCCAACTGAAACAGGCCATTCAAAAGTACGAATCCAGACTGACAGAAGCTCTCTATCAGGATTTGGGCAAAAGTGAGTTCGAATCCTACACAACCGAGATCGGATTTATGATGGATAGCATCACACACACCATTCGTAAAGTGAATAAATGGGTGAAACCCGTTAAAGTGAAAACGCAAATGGCACTCCTGGGTTCGAAAAGTTATATCATACCCGAACCCTACGGGGCGGTTCTGATCATCGGACCGTTTAATTATCCATTTCAACTCTTAATCGAACCATTGGTAGGTGCTATTGCGGCAGGCAACACAGCCGTACTCAAAGCGTCAGAGAATACACCTGCGGTGTCCGCTGTTGTACGTGAGATGATTGCGAGCGTGTTCGAACCCTCATACGTACAAGTGCTTGATGGTGCAAAAGATACAACGACAGCGCTGATTAACGCGCCATTCGACTATATCTTTTTTACAGGCAGTGTACCGGTAGGCAAGATTGTGATGGAGGCAGCTGCCAAAAATCTCGTTCCTGTTACGTTAGAACTGGGAGGCAAAAGTCCGGTCATCGTTGATGAACAGGCGGATATCAAAGTAGCGGCCGAGCGCATTATATGGGGCAAACTGCTCAATACAGGACAGACCTGTATCGCACCCGATTATTTACTTGTGCATGAGCGCGTGAAGGAACCGTTAATTACGGAGATGAAGGCAGCAATCGTGTCCTTCTTTGGTTCGGATATCCAGCACAACAAGGACTATGGGCGAATCGTGAACAAGGGACATTTTAAACGTTTGACGAATTTGATTGAGCGGGATCAGGCCAAAGTGATATATGGGGGAGCTTCGGATGAGGAAGATCGTTTTATTGAACCTACACTGATTGATGCGGAGTCTTGGGATGCAGCGACGATGGAAGATGAGATTTTTGGACCGATTCTGCCGATCATCAGCTACCGTAACCTCGATGAAGCGATTGTAGAAATCGTAAAGCGGCCGAAACCACTCGCTTTGTATCTGTTTACTTCCGACACCCGGGTTCAGGACAAAGTGCTGCGCGAAGTTTCTTTTGGAGGCGGCTGCATTAACGATACCATCACACATGTAGCGAATCCACGTCTGCCGTTTGGCGGTGTTGGTCATTCTGGTGTTGGCTCGTATCATGGGCAGTACAGCTTCGAAACCTTCTCCCATCTGAAAAGTGTACTGAAAAAAAGCACCAAATTGAATCTGCCAATTCTATATCCACCGTATGATAACAAGCTGAAGTTGATTAAGCGTTTGTTGAAATAA
- a CDS encoding ArsR/SmtB family transcription factor, with the protein MGQKAISVFQTCIPLFQVLSDNHRQAILLTLTEKGRMTVNEITEQSSLSRPAISHHLKLLLEKGLISVEQKGTQRYYSASLNASVELLKELVAALEEECL; encoded by the coding sequence ATGGGACAAAAAGCAATTAGTGTTTTTCAAACCTGTATTCCGTTATTTCAGGTGTTAAGTGACAACCATCGTCAAGCCATTTTGCTGACACTCACCGAGAAGGGCAGAATGACCGTGAATGAAATTACCGAACAATCCAGCCTATCCCGGCCAGCTATATCTCATCATCTCAAGCTGTTGTTAGAGAAGGGGCTTATATCTGTGGAACAGAAGGGCACACAGCGTTATTATTCGGCTTCATTGAATGCATCGGTGGAACTGTTGAAGGAACTGGTAGCTGCTTTGGAAGAAGAGTGTCTGTAG
- a CDS encoding GntR family transcriptional regulator, with protein sequence MSSMNKQSYSTRDVVYFTLKQLILSLKMPPGTAISEKEISLEFQVSRTPVRESFVRLAQEGLLEVYPQRGTYVSLIQVDLVEEARFMREQLERAVIRLACENFPNEQMMALEQNLAWQQECRVKPDDERMFQLDEEFHSTLFAGCNKSNTWTVIQQMNVHLNRSRMLRLSSDHQWDHLIEQHRSMVKAIQQHDADTAERLMQEHLHLTVTDLAVLQDTYPSYFQ encoded by the coding sequence ATGTCTTCCATGAATAAGCAATCTTACTCAACGCGAGATGTCGTATACTTCACGCTGAAACAACTCATTTTGAGTCTGAAAATGCCTCCGGGAACAGCTATTTCTGAGAAGGAAATTTCGCTGGAGTTCCAAGTCAGCCGGACACCTGTTCGAGAAAGTTTTGTAAGACTTGCACAGGAAGGTCTGCTGGAAGTGTATCCACAGCGTGGCACATACGTCTCTCTGATTCAGGTCGATCTCGTTGAGGAAGCACGATTCATGCGTGAACAGCTCGAACGAGCCGTAATCAGGCTCGCCTGCGAGAACTTTCCGAACGAACAGATGATGGCACTTGAACAGAACCTTGCGTGGCAACAGGAATGCAGGGTCAAACCGGATGATGAACGAATGTTCCAATTGGATGAGGAATTCCATAGCACTCTTTTTGCAGGCTGCAATAAAAGCAACACCTGGACTGTTATCCAGCAGATGAATGTACATTTGAATCGAAGTCGCATGTTACGCCTGTCCTCGGACCACCAGTGGGATCACCTGATTGAACAGCACCGGTCTATGGTCAAGGCCATTCAGCAGCATGATGCCGACACAGCAGAGCGACTGATGCAGGAACACTTGCATTTAACTGTCACCGATTTGGCTGTCCTGCAGGATACATATCCGTCCTATTTTCAATGA
- the uxuA gene encoding mannonate dehydratase: MRMVFRWFGEGNDTVTLDHIRQIPGVEGIVWALHDVPAGEEWPMDKILAVKTAADKAGLHLDVVESVNIHEDIKLGLPSRDKYIANYIKTMEKLAQVGVKVICYNFMPIFDWLRTDMHKEMEDGSTALFYEHSKLADIEPLELVRRITENSALTMPGWEPERLQYLTGLFEAYKDVTEDHMWEHARYFLQEIMPTAERLGIRMAIHPDDPPWPIFGLPKIITSQENVRKYLNLYDSPYNSVTLCSGSLGANADNDIIGMIHEFKDRIPFAHIRNVKIYENGDFIETSHRSQDGSVDIAGVVEAYHDIGYEGYARPDHGRHLWGEQCRPGYGLYDRALGIMYLWGVWDSLQRRAKA; encoded by the coding sequence ATGAGAATGGTTTTTCGCTGGTTCGGCGAAGGCAATGATACGGTAACGCTGGATCATATCCGGCAGATTCCGGGTGTTGAAGGTATTGTGTGGGCACTGCACGATGTTCCTGCTGGCGAGGAATGGCCGATGGACAAAATACTCGCTGTCAAAACAGCAGCGGACAAGGCCGGGTTACATCTGGATGTCGTTGAGAGTGTGAACATCCATGAGGATATCAAGTTGGGCCTGCCATCAAGGGATAAATACATTGCGAACTATATTAAAACGATGGAGAAACTGGCTCAGGTGGGTGTGAAGGTCATCTGTTACAACTTTATGCCGATCTTCGACTGGCTTCGCACGGATATGCACAAGGAAATGGAGGATGGCTCAACTGCCCTCTTCTATGAGCACAGTAAACTCGCAGATATAGAACCTCTAGAACTCGTTCGACGCATTACGGAAAACTCCGCACTCACCATGCCAGGCTGGGAACCGGAACGATTGCAGTATTTAACAGGTCTGTTCGAAGCCTACAAGGATGTAACTGAGGATCATATGTGGGAGCACGCACGTTATTTCCTGCAAGAGATTATGCCTACAGCCGAACGGCTGGGGATTCGAATGGCCATCCACCCGGATGACCCGCCATGGCCAATTTTTGGATTACCAAAGATTATTACAAGTCAGGAGAATGTTCGGAAATATTTGAATCTTTATGATAGCCCTTACAACAGCGTGACACTATGCAGTGGCTCTTTGGGAGCGAATGCTGATAATGACATTATCGGGATGATACACGAGTTCAAGGATCGGATTCCATTTGCCCACATTCGTAATGTCAAAATCTACGAAAACGGCGACTTTATCGAAACCTCACATCGCAGTCAGGATGGCAGTGTTGATATTGCGGGGGTTGTTGAGGCTTATCACGATATCGGTTATGAAGGTTATGCAAGACCCGACCACGGTCGTCATCTCTGGGGAGAACAGTGCCGACCTGGTTATGGACTGTATGACCGGGCTTTGGGGATCATGTATCTCTGGGGCGTCTGGGATTCCCTGCAAAGGAGGGCAAAAGCATGA